A region of the bacterium genome:
AAGATCCGGGCGTTCATCGTGGTCGCGGTCGCGATGGCTTCCGCCGCGCCCATGAACCGGGCCTTGTTGGGCAACTCGCGGCCGCGCCGGTCCTGGAGGGGTCCCACGATGTCGGACCCCGAGCCGACCCTGACCCCGGTCTCCCCCATGATCTCGATGCTCCGGCCCACCTCCGACTCCACCGCCTGGAGCTTGGAGAGCTGGGACGCGGTGAGGCCGGCCCGCTCCGGATTCTCCAGCAGGTCGTACTTGACCGCCAGAGTGACCACGGCGAAGGCGTCGGAGTCCACGATCCGGCGGGCTGCATCCTCGTCCAGGATGCTGGCGTGCTCGATGGACCGGACACCGGCCGCGAGGGCCCGGCGGATGGCGTCAGAGGTGTGGCAGTGGGCCAGCACGTAGGTGTGCCAGTCGGCCGCGGCCTCCACCGCGGCGCGAAGCTCCTCGTGGGTGAACTGGAGGCTGTCGAAGGGATCGGTCGGCGAGAGGACACCGCCCGAGCCGAACACCTTCACCTGGGTGGCGCCCTTGCGAAGCTGCTCGCGGGCCGCCCTGCGCACCTGGTCGGGGCCGTCCACCACCTCGGGGGTGGCCGACAGGCCCGGGATGCTGCCCCGGGGGTGGGCGTGGTGATGGGCGTGTCTCAGGTCGCCGTGACCACCGGTCTGGGAGAGCACCGACCCCGACGGGAGGATGCGGGGCCCGTCGATCACGCCCTCCTCCACCAGTCGAGCCCAACGCGGGTCCAGACCCCCCGCATCCCGCACGGTGGTAAAGCCCTCCTGGAGCGTGTTCTCGATGACCCGCCGCACAGTGAACACGTAGTCGATCCAGGGCAGGTCACCCACATCGCCCGCCGACGACACCAGGCCCATATGGACATGGGCATCGGTCAGGCCCGGCATCAGGGTCAGCCCGGTCGCGTCGATGACCTGATCCGCGGAGCTTCCCACGCCCGGTCCGACCCCGCTGATCACCGACCCCGACACGGCCACGTCCATGCCCGACCGCGGGTCGGCGCCGGTGCAGTCCAGCAATTCGGCGTTGCGGATTACGAGGCTGGTCATTCGTTTCCTTCCTGGTAGTCCAGTTGCAACTCGGGGATGACGAAGTTCCCCCTGTCGATGATCTGGCGGTCGTCCACCCAGATGGAATGGTTGCGGGTCGGGATGTCGAAGTGGAAGGGAGCCCGGTTCTCTCCCTTGAGGAGACGCACAAAGTTGGCGCCGAAGGCGATCAGCATGTTGCCGTAGTAGCTCTCGGTGTCCATCACGCCGCCACTCTCCCA
Encoded here:
- a CDS encoding amidohydrolase family protein codes for the protein MTSLVIRNAELLDCTGADPRSGMDVAVSGSVISGVGPGVGSSADQVIDATGLTLMPGLTDAHVHMGLVSSAGDVGDLPWIDYVFTVRRVIENTLQEGFTTVRDAGGLDPRWARLVEEGVIDGPRILPSGSVLSQTGGHGDLRHAHHHAHPRGSIPGLSATPEVVDGPDQVRRAAREQLRKGATQVKVFGSGGVLSPTDPFDSLQFTHEELRAAVEAAADWHTYVLAHCHTSDAIRRALAAGVRSIEHASILDEDAARRIVDSDAFAVVTLAVKYDLLENPERAGLTASQLSKLQAVESEVGRSIEIMGETGVRVGSGSDIVGPLQDRRGRELPNKARFMGAAEAIATATTMNARIFYMEDRIGTVEEGKEADLILVDGQPLDEIGVLADPDRIVAVIKGGRVYKDTEGRCSSK